A window from Carassius gibelio isolate Cgi1373 ecotype wild population from Czech Republic chromosome B3, carGib1.2-hapl.c, whole genome shotgun sequence encodes these proteins:
- the LOC127952571 gene encoding gastrula zinc finger protein XlCGF46.1-like isoform X1, whose protein sequence is MEFVKKESEENRSEPGTWRIKHEEPETWRIKQEEPETWTIKHKEPETWRIKQEEPETWRIKQEEPETCRIKQEEPETIRIKHEEPETWRIKQEEPETCRIKQEEPETIRIKHEEPETWRIKHEEPEIKHEEQQIKPEEPEIKHEEPEGLMKMKEGQHLNEVEEKYQDQKDHDVNGEKSVSCSIKTTEVKKPFSCAQCGKSFTCNRNLKRHMLIHAETKPFSCSQCGKSFKLTTDLKDHMLIHSGIKSFVGSQCGKSFIKKGQLDYHSITHTLEKHFICSQCGKIFAQKASLEKHMLIHAGIKPFSCSRCGKSFPEKGQLEKHMLIHVGIRYHNCSQCGNTFTHKGSLKKHMSVHTGIKSHSCSQCGKSFTQKASLKRHMLIHAGIKPFTCAQCGKSFTQKGHLNIHLVTHTS, encoded by the exons atggagtttgttaaaaaggagagtgAAGAGAACAGGAGTGAACCAggaacctggagaataaaacacgaggaaccagaaacctggagaataaaacaagaggaaccagaaacctggacaataaaacacaaggaaccagaaacctggagaataaaacaagaggaaccagaaacatggagaataaaacaagaggaaccagaaacctgcagaataaaacaagaggaaccagaaactataagaataaaacacgaggaaccagaaacctggagaataaaacaagaggaaccagaaacctgcagaataaaacaagaggaaccagaaactataagaataaaacacgaggaaccagaaacctggagaataaaacacgaggaaccagaaataaaacacgaggaacaacaaataaaacctgaggaaccagaaataaaacacgaggaaccagaag gcctgaTGAAAATGAAAGAAGGACAACATCTGAATGAGGTGGAGGAGAAATATCAGGATCAGAAAGATCATGATGTCAATGGAGAAAAATCTGTGAGTTGCAGCATTAAAACAACAGAAGTGAAGAAGCCTTTCAGCTGCGctcagtgtggaaaaagtttcacgTGTAACAGAAATCTTAAGAGGCACATGTTGATTCACGCTGAAAcaaagcctttcagctgctctcagtgtggaaagagtttcaaacTGACCACAGACTTAAAGGACCACATGCTAATTCATTCTGGAATAAAGTCTTTTGTcggctctcagtgtggaaagagttttataaAAAAAGGACAGCTTGATTATCATTCGATAACTCACactttagaaaaacattttatcTGCTCGCAGTGTGGAAAGATTTTTGCCCAGAAAGCAAGCCTTGAGaagcacatgttaattcatgctggaataaagcctttcagctgctctcggtgtggaaagagttttccaGAGAAAGGACAGCTTGAGaagcacatgttaattcatgttgGGATAAGGTATCATAACTGCTCTCAATGTGGAAATACTTTTACACATAAAGGAAGCCTTAAGAAGCACATGTCAGTTCATACTGGGATAAAGTCTCATAGCTGCTCTCAATGTGGAAAGTCTTTTACACAGAAAGCAAGCCTTAAGaggcacatgttaattcatgctgggaTAAAGCCTTTCACATGCgctcaatgtggaaagagttttacacagaaAGGACACCTTAATATTCATTTGGTAACTCACACTTCGTAA
- the LOC127952571 gene encoding gastrula zinc finger protein XlCGF46.1-like isoform X2: protein MEFVKKESEENRSEPGTWRIKHEEPETWRIKQEEPETWTIKHKEPETWRIKQEEPETWRIKQEEPETCRIKQEEPETIRIKHEEPETWRIKQEEPETCRIKQEEPETWRIKHEEPEIKHEEQQIKPEEPEIKHEEPEGLMKMKEGQHLNEVEEKYQDQKDHDVNGEKSVSCSIKTTEVKKPFSCAQCGKSFTCNRNLKRHMLIHAETKPFSCSQCGKSFKLTTDLKDHMLIHSGIKSFVGSQCGKSFIKKGQLDYHSITHTLEKHFICSQCGKIFAQKASLEKHMLIHAGIKPFSCSRCGKSFPEKGQLEKHMLIHVGIRYHNCSQCGNTFTHKGSLKKHMSVHTGIKSHSCSQCGKSFTQKASLKRHMLIHAGIKPFTCAQCGKSFTQKGHLNIHLVTHTS from the exons atggagtttgttaaaaaggagagtgAAGAGAACAGGAGTGAACCAggaacctggagaataaaacacgaggaaccagaaacctggagaataaaacaagaggaaccagaaacctggacaataaaacacaaggaaccagaaacctggagaataaaacaagaggaaccagaaacatggagaataaaacaagaggaaccagaaacctgcagaataaaacaagaggaaccagaaactataagaataaaacacgaggaaccagaaacctggagaataaaacaagaggaaccagaaacctgcagaataaaacaa gaggaaccagaaacctggagaataaaacacgaggaaccagaaataaaacacgaggaacaacaaataaaacctgaggaaccagaaataaaacacgaggaaccagaag gcctgaTGAAAATGAAAGAAGGACAACATCTGAATGAGGTGGAGGAGAAATATCAGGATCAGAAAGATCATGATGTCAATGGAGAAAAATCTGTGAGTTGCAGCATTAAAACAACAGAAGTGAAGAAGCCTTTCAGCTGCGctcagtgtggaaaaagtttcacgTGTAACAGAAATCTTAAGAGGCACATGTTGATTCACGCTGAAAcaaagcctttcagctgctctcagtgtggaaagagtttcaaacTGACCACAGACTTAAAGGACCACATGCTAATTCATTCTGGAATAAAGTCTTTTGTcggctctcagtgtggaaagagttttataaAAAAAGGACAGCTTGATTATCATTCGATAACTCACactttagaaaaacattttatcTGCTCGCAGTGTGGAAAGATTTTTGCCCAGAAAGCAAGCCTTGAGaagcacatgttaattcatgctggaataaagcctttcagctgctctcggtgtggaaagagttttccaGAGAAAGGACAGCTTGAGaagcacatgttaattcatgttgGGATAAGGTATCATAACTGCTCTCAATGTGGAAATACTTTTACACATAAAGGAAGCCTTAAGAAGCACATGTCAGTTCATACTGGGATAAAGTCTCATAGCTGCTCTCAATGTGGAAAGTCTTTTACACAGAAAGCAAGCCTTAAGaggcacatgttaattcatgctgggaTAAAGCCTTTCACATGCgctcaatgtggaaagagttttacacagaaAGGACACCTTAATATTCATTTGGTAACTCACACTTCGTAA
- the LOC127952537 gene encoding zinc finger protein 235-like: MMIVKEESEENTSEPEIWRIKHEEPETCRIKHEEPETWRIKHEEPEIKHEEPETWRIKHKEPEIKYEEPEPCRIKHEEPEIKHEEPETWRIKHEEQGEFIEEKEENEESSEVEERNHVKTGGTPLSCSQTKQKDLKKKRVKESFTYTQCGNRFTRKTSFEHHMRVHTEENSFTCGQCGTSFKQSANLKIHMNIHTKEKQHSCDQCGKVFLWASLLKKHLKVCAEEKPNSCHLCGKSFLHLQSLKEHQKIHTAVREHMCIECEKTFSSASSLKQQQRIHTGEKPYKCSHCDKRFRVSSSLKTHERIHTGEKPYKCSHCDKRFSRSANLKTHESVHTGEKPYKCSHCDKRFSDSSSLKTHEMIRTGEKPYKCSHCDKRFSVSSSLKKHERIHTGEKPYKCSHCDKRFSQSVHLKTHERVHTGEKPYKCSHCDKRFSNSSSLKTHERIHTGEKPYKCSHCDKRFSGLSSLKTHERIHTGEKPYKCSHCVKRFSSLSSVKTHERIHTGDKPYKCSHCDKRFSQSIHLKTHVRIHTGEKPYH, encoded by the exons ATGATGATTGTTAAAGAAGAGAGTGAAGAGAACACGAGTGAACCAGAAATCTGGAGAATAAAacatgaggaaccagaaacctgcagaataaaacacgaggaaccagaaacctggagaataaaacatgaggaaccagaaataaaacatgaggaaccagaaacctggagaataaaacacaagGAACCAGAAATAAAATACGAAGAACCAGAACCCTGTAGAATAAAACATGAGGAACCAGAAATAAAACACgaagaaccagaaacctggagaataaaacacgaggaacaaggAG agttcattgaagaaaaagaggagAATGAAGAATCAAGTGAAGTTGAGGAGAGAAATCATGTAAAGACTGGAGGAACACCTTTGAGTtgctctcaaaccaaacagaaagatttaaagaaaaaaagagtcaaaGAATCTTTCACCTACACTCAGTGTGGAAACAGATTCACACGTAAAACAAGTTTTGAGcatcacatgagagttcatactgaAGAGAATTCATTCACTTGTGGTCAGTGCGGTACGAGTTTCAAACAATCAGCAAACCTGAAGatacacatgaacatccacactaaAGAGAAGCAGCACTCATGTGATCAATGTGGTAAagtgtttttatgggcttcactTCTGAAGAAACACTTGAAAGTTTGTGCAGAAGAGAAACCaaattcatgtcatttgtgtggtaagagttttttgcatctacaaagtttgaaagaacatcaGAAAATACACACTGCTGTGAGGGAGCACATGTGCAttgagtgtgaaaagacttttagtTCAGCGAGCAGTTTAAAACAGCAacagaggattcacactggagagaaaccttataagtgttcacactgtgacaagagattcagagtttcatcaagtctgaaaacacatgagaggattcacactggagagaaaccttataagtgttcacattgtgacaagagattcagtcgatCAGCAAATCTAAAAACACATGAAAGtgtccacactggagagaaaccttacaagtgttcacactgtgacaagagattcagtgattcatcaagtctgaaaacacatgagatgatccgcactggagagaaaccgtataagtgttcacactgtgacaagagattcagtgtttcatcaagtctgaaaaaacatgagaggattcacactggagagaaaccttataagtgttcacactgtgacaagagattcagtcagtcagtacatctaaaaacacatgaaagggtccacactggagagaaaccttataagtgttcacactgtgacaagagattcagtaactcatcaagtctgaaaacacacgagaggattcacactggagagaaaccgtataagtgttcacactgtgacaagagattcagtggtttatcaagtctgaaaacacatgagaggattcacactggagagaaaccttataagtgttcacactgtgtcaAGAGATTCAGTAGTTTATCAAGtgtgaaaacacatgagagaatccacactggagatAAACcgtataagtgttcacactgtgacaagagattcagtcagtcaatacatctgaaaacacatgtgaggattcacactggagagaaaccgtatcactaa